GCGCGGCCTCCTTGCTCGACCATGTCGACCCCGGCGCCCAGTGGGAGTGCGCGCCCTTCCCGCCGCTGTCCGCGAACCCCGAGGCCCCGCCGCCGCGGCCCTCCGCGCCCGCGCCGGAGCGCTTGGGTCTTCGAGCGACGTTGGAGGCCCACTCGGGCGAGACCCTCGATCTCGGCTGGCAGCTCCGGTGGGAGAAGGGAGACGCGGAGCGGCTCGCCGAGTGGCCGGGGCTCGAGGAGATCACGCACCTCTGCCTCCGCCGTCCGATCGGCGACGAAGGCGCCGAAGCGCTCGCCGCGTCCCCGCACGCGCGGGGTGTGCGCCGGCTCGCGTTGGAGGCCGTCGGGCTGGGCGGGTCGGGGCTCGGCGCGATCGCGCGCAGCCCGGCCTGGCCGGAGCTCCGCGAGCTCGCCCTGGCCGAGGACGCGCTCGGCGAGGCCGTCCTCCGAGTGCGCGGGACGCCGCTCTGGGGGCGCCTGACGGCGCTGGAGCTCTCGTGCATCGAGCTGCGGGACCAAGATGCGCTGGGGCTGCTCGACGACCCGCCTCCCGCGCTGCGCGCGCTGACGCTGAACAGCAACGGGCTGCGGGACCCGGCCGTGATCGAGGCGGCGCTCCGGATCCCGAACCTCGAGGCGCTCGACCTCGGGGGGGAGGACTTCGACGAGAGCGCGCTGCTCCTGCTCTTCGCGGCCGACGCGCGCCCGCTCGCCCGCCTGGGGCTGGCCGGGACGGCGCTCTCGAGCCGGGGCTCGACGCGTCTCTCGTCGTCCCCGCACTGGCGCCGGCTGCGCGCGCTGGATCTGACGAACACGGCCCTCTCGGACACCGACCTCGCGACCCTCGTCAACGGCCCGGTGGCCCCCGAGCTCGAGGAGCTCCGGCTCTACAACCTCCCCCTCGGGCTCGGCACGCTGAGCCGGCTCGTCGCCTCGGCGTCCCTGCCCGCGCTCCGACGGATCCGGCTGGGATCCAACGGCTTCGATCCCTCGGACGCCGGTCACCTCGGGGACGGGGTCGAGCTCTCGTTCGATCCCTGAGCGGCGCCCGCACCCCGCATCCTCGAACATCTCGGCCTCCCGCGGCGCGCGTCTGCGCCACCCCCGCGCGCGCGCCGCCCGCTCAGGACGGCGCCTTCCGTCCCGGTGCTCCCCTACCAAGCCCTGATACGATAGAGCGGCGTGGGCCTCACTCCGAGGTAAACCACGTAGGTCCCGCCTCCTTTCTCAGGGAAGGTCACGGCTTCGCGACAGTCCGGAAGCCACGCGGTTCGTTGAGAGTCAGGGTAGGCTCCGCGGTCAACCGACCCGCTAGTGGTGCGGTCGCGGGCAAGAACCATGAGAGGCGTTGATGGGCAAAGGCCGCGCTGTTGTGTACTTCCACGGGGGTCAGTGGAGTGGCTGTCGATCTCCGACACGGGAGGAGTTGGAGTATTCGGAGAAGACACTCCAACAGCGCTTCCCGCGCACGGTTCGTCAACTCTTTCAACAATGCGCCCTAGGGCGGCCGGCGAAGTCTCTCTTCGTCTCGGACAAGTATGACGCTGAGGTGGCGGTCGGCTACGTTCTCGATGTCGGAAGGCCGTCAGGAGACGTTACTACCGTCGTTGAGGCATGGGAGCACATCTTGCGCAATGCGGAGCACAAGGGGGACGCAGCAGAGCCCTCGCTGCTGCCATTCGCTATCGACTACGGGCATGCGAACTACTTTTGTCTCGATAGTGTGGGTCGGGTCGTCTACCGTGTCCTGGATGAGGAGGCTGGCAGAGGCCGGAAGGTGGTGGCGGATTCCATCGAGGAGTTCATCGACGGTCTCGAGGAGCTGAGCTTCTGAGGTCTCTGCGCCTCCGCGCTCCGCCTCCCGCGCTTTCAGTCCCTCGCTCGGCCCTCCCTCCGCGCTTCGCCCTTTTCCGTCCCGGGTGCTCCCCTGCCCAGCACCTCGCCTTGCGTGTTCCACGCAGCGTGACCAGCCGCTTTGCCGTCTCGTCACCGCCGGTCTGCACCCGCGTCGATTCCTTGCGCGTCACCGACATGAGTCGCCCGCCAGGATGCCGCGCTGCGCTTTCCGCCGGGCTGCGCTTTCCGCCGCGCTGCCGCTCGTCGCGCGGAGCGGCGCTCGGTCGACGTCGCGCGGCGGCTGGGGCTTCGGCGTGTCAGTCCCGCTCTGGAGACTTCTCGGAGTCGCCGCCCTGGTTGGTAGAGACGCCCTCTCGACGCGCGAGGGCGCGGACGGCAGCGTCTACGGCCACACCACGCCGTACTACGACGAGTTCGGCCGGCTCGTGCTCTCGGAGACCAGCGCCACCCTGCCGGCGAGCCACCCCACGGGCTACGAGTTCGGCGGCGACAGCAACGGCGCCCAGGCCTTCACCCAGGGCAGCCAGGTCGTCGAGTCCTCGAGCTCCTACGACGCCTGGGGCAACGCCGAGGCGAGCTGCGCGGGGGCCAACCTCGCCAGCGGCACGTCCGGCTGCCTCCGCTACGGCGAGGTCGACTACGACACCGACTACGACATGTTCCCCACCACGGAGCGCATCGCGCGCGACGGCACGGGGGGCGCGTTCACCTACCTCGAGACCAGCGGCATCTGGGACCGCGGCCTGGGCGTCCTGACCTCGATGGCGGACCCCACGGGCGAGTCGACGAGCGTCGGCTACGACGGCTTCGGCCGGCTCACCCAGGTCACCCCGCCGCCCGCCGAGAGCTGCAGCGCCATGCCCGTGCAGCGCTTCGTCTACGACCTCGCGCCGGGCGGCGCGCCGATCAGCGTGGTGACGACCTACGCGGAGCAAGACTGCGCGGCCATCGGCGCCGACCAGATCGAGGCCCGCACCTACGTCGACGGCCTCGGCCGCACGCGGGCCTCGCTCTCGCCCGCCTCCGCGGCAGACCCCGGCGCGTGGATCCAGTCGGGCATCACCATCCTGAACCAGCGCGGCACCGTGAAGCGGGCGTATCAGCCCGAGTGGGTGATGGAGAGCGACCCCTCCATCGCGCGGGCCCTGCGCATCCCGTCCACCCCCTACGAGTGGGCCGGCTACGACAGCTTCGACCGCCCTCGCTGCGCCACGAGCGCGTGCGGCCAGATGAGCTGCACCACGTACCACGCGTTGACCGTCGACGAGTGCGACCACCTCGACATGTCGAGCGACCCGCTGCACGCGGGCACCTGCACCACCACGCGCACCGACGGCCACGGCCGCACCGTCGACCAGGTGCTCCGCAACCGGCAGGTCCCCCACGGCCCCATCGAGTACTACCGCCTCTGGAGCGACTACCGCGCCGACGGCGCAGTCACCCTGCTGACCCGCGCGGAGACCACCACCGACGGCCTGCGCAGCGCCGCCCCCGTCGTGGCCGGCCACCAGGTGCAGCGCACCTTCACCTACGACAGCGTCGGCCGACGCATCGGCACCACCGACCCCGACAGCGACTCGCTCGACGCCGCGTGCACCAGCCGCAACTGCACCTGGCGCTACCTCTTCAGCGA
The window above is part of the Sandaracinaceae bacterium genome. Proteins encoded here:
- a CDS encoding SMI1/KNR4 family protein, translating into MGKGRAVVYFHGGQWSGCRSPTREELEYSEKTLQQRFPRTVRQLFQQCALGRPAKSLFVSDKYDAEVAVGYVLDVGRPSGDVTTVVEAWEHILRNAEHKGDAAEPSLLPFAIDYGHANYFCLDSVGRVVYRVLDEEAGRGRKVVADSIEEFIDGLEELSF